GGAATGCCCATCAGCCGCGCGGCCTCGGCATCCTGCGCGGTGGCGCGCATGGCGCGGCCGAGCCCGGTGTGCTGGAACAGCACGTGCTGGATCGCCATCATCGCCGCGAGCGCGGCCAGGATGACGAGATATTGCGCATAGATCGTCGAGCCGAACAGATGCACGGAGGTCGTGCCGAGCGCGCCGGCAAAGTTGAGCGGTTGCGGTCCCCAGATGATCACGGCGATGTTCTGGAGCGCCATGGACAGGCCGAGCGTCGCCACGATGGCCGACAATTGCGGCGCGTTGCGCAAGGGATGATAGATGCCCCAGGCGAGCGCGGCACCGAAGATGCCGAGGATCACCAGCATGGTGACGAGGTTCAGCCACAGCGGCATGCCGAGCCGGTTGGCGAGCCAGCCGACGGAGACAAAGGCGCCCAGCATCACGAGGTCACCTTGCGCGAAGTTGACCAGTGAGACCGCGTTCCAGATCAGCGTGTAGCCGAGCGCCACCAGCGCATAGGCTGCTCCGACCGCCAATCCCACCAGCACGATTTGAATGAATGTCTGCAACATCGCATGATCCCATCGCGGGCGTCGGCCGCCTGATCTTCGGCGGCCACGCGCATCAGCTCGTGATGACCTTGACGATCTCCGGCTTGCCGCCGGCGACCCTGGTGATGATGCCGGAATGGGTCATGTCGCCGTTGTCGGTCCAGCCGTAACGGGTGACGATGCCCTGGAAGTCGCGGATTTCGGTGAGCGTCTTCTGGATCGCCTCGCCCGAGATGGCGTCGGCGCGCTCCATCGCGGCGATGATCAGCCTGGCGGCGTCGTGATAGACGGTGGCATAGAGCTCCGGCTCATCGCCGGGATAGGCCGCGGCGTAGAGCTTCTTCCAGGCCTGCACGCGCTGATCGGGATTGTCCTTGACGAACTCGCCGATCGCCATGCAGCCGTCGGCGCCCTCGCCGGCAAGGCCGAGGAAGATCGGCTGCGAGAACGCGGTATTGCCGGCAATGCCGAACTTCACGCCGAGCGTCTTGCTCTGCTTGGCGATGAGGCCGGCCGGCTGGTCGTCGGTCCAGACGATGATGCCGTCGACGCCGGCCTGCTGGAAGGCGAGGATCTGCGAGGTGTAGTCCTTGGTCGCATCGGTATGGGCCTGCACCAGCACCGGCTCGACATTGCGCTTGGCGAGCGAGGCCTTCACCACGGCGATGCCGGATTGGCCGAATGCGGTGTTGACGTAGCCGAGGCCGATCTTCTTCCATTGCAGATCTTCGGTGACGTATTTCACCAGCAGATCCGCGCCGATCGCGTCGTTGAGGCGGACGCGAAACACCCAGGGGCTGCCCTGCTGGGTCACCACCGGACCGGTCGCGCCGGTCAGAGCCGGGATCTTGTATTTTCCGAGCAGCGGCACGTTCGGCAGAATGCCGGGCGTGTAGTGCGGGCCGACCAGCGCCACCACCTCGTCCTGCGTCGCGAGCTTGGTGACGGCGTTGGCCGCAGCCGTCGGGTTCGGGCCAAGATCGTCGGCGATCCGCACGTCGATCATGCGGCCCTTGATACCGCCCTTGTCGTTGACCTGCTTCACGGCGATCGCGACGCCGTTCTTCATCCATTGGCCATTCTGGGCGAACTGGCCGGTCATCGGGCCTGAGATGCCGATGCGGATGGGATCGGCGGCATGGGCACGGCCGATGATGGCCGGGGCGGCAAGCGGCGCAAGCGCGAGCGCCTGGATCAGACTGCGTCGAGAGACGTGCACGGGAGACACCATGGAATTTCCTCCGATGTTTTGACGAGCCCCGCCTCGATCGGGCGGGTGATTTCAAAAGCAGGACGTCGGACCTCAAGCGCCTGCGCGCAGTGGGCGCAGGCCGAAGGTGCAGGCGGCCGAGAGCAGCGCCATGGCAGCCATGTAGCCGGCGACCCAGGCGGGCGAGCCGTATTCGGCCAGCAGGGCGGTTGCGACCAGCGGCGACAGGCCGCCGCCGAGGATCGGGCCGAGCTGCTGCACCAGCGACAGGCCGCTGTAGCGGATACGCGCCGGGAACAGCTCCGAGAAATAGGCGCCCTGCACGCCGTAGACCGAGCCATGGCCAAGCCCGAGACCGAGTGCGATCGCGAGCCAGATCATGCCGGTGTGGCCGGTGTTGAGCATCTGAAAGAACACGAGCGCGAGCACGACCTGGAACAGCATGCCGCCGACATAGACGGCACGGCGCCCGATCCGGTCCGACAGCGCGCCGAACACCGGCAGCGCCACGCATTCCAGCGCGCAGCCGACCAGGACGCCGTTCAGGATGGTCTGGCTCGGAAGACCCAGTCTGGTCTTGCAGTAGGTAATCGCGAACACCGCGTAGATGTTGAACAGCCCGCTCTCGGCGATCTTGGCGCCGATGCCGAACAGGATGTTGCCGGCGTGGTTGCGCACTGCCTCGACGACAGGCACGCTGGCAGCACCCTCCTCGTTCAGCACGTGCTTGAACGCCGGCGTCTCGGCGATGCGGAAGCGGATGAAGACGCCGATCCCAACGAGGACGATGGAGAACAGGAACGGAATCCGCCAGCCCCAGGCCAGGAAGTCGGACTCGCTCATCGAGGTCGAGAGAATTCCGAGCAGCGCGATCGGGATCAGGAAGCCGCCGGGGACCCCGATATGGACGAGGGACGAGAAGAAGCCGCGCCGGTCGGCCGGCGCATGCTCGACCGTCATCACCATGCCGCCGCCATACTCGCCGCCGATGCCAATGCCCTGCAGCAGGCGCAGGCCGATCAGGCAGATCGGCGCGGCAACGCCGACCTGCTCATAGGTCGGCATCAGTCCGATCAGGAACGTGCCGAGCCCCATGATCAGGATGGTGAGGAGCAGCGCGG
The genomic region above belongs to Bradyrhizobium arachidis and contains:
- a CDS encoding ABC transporter substrate-binding protein, translated to MVSPVHVSRRSLIQALALAPLAAPAIIGRAHAADPIRIGISGPMTGQFAQNGQWMKNGVAIAVKQVNDKGGIKGRMIDVRIADDLGPNPTAAANAVTKLATQDEVVALVGPHYTPGILPNVPLLGKYKIPALTGATGPVVTQQGSPWVFRVRLNDAIGADLLVKYVTEDLQWKKIGLGYVNTAFGQSGIAVVKASLAKRNVEPVLVQAHTDATKDYTSQILAFQQAGVDGIIVWTDDQPAGLIAKQSKTLGVKFGIAGNTAFSQPIFLGLAGEGADGCMAIGEFVKDNPDQRVQAWKKLYAAAYPGDEPELYATVYHDAARLIIAAMERADAISGEAIQKTLTEIRDFQGIVTRYGWTDNGDMTHSGIITRVAGGKPEIVKVITS
- a CDS encoding branched-chain amino acid ABC transporter permease, whose amino-acid sequence is MLQTFIQIVLVGLAVGAAYALVALGYTLIWNAVSLVNFAQGDLVMLGAFVSVGWLANRLGMPLWLNLVTMLVILGIFGAALAWGIYHPLRNAPQLSAIVATLGLSMALQNIAVIIWGPQPLNFAGALGTTSVHLFGSTIYAQYLVILAALAAMMAIQHVLFQHTGLGRAMRATAQDAEAARLMGIPTARIIAFIFAYATMLAALAGWLIAPLSYVSSDMGVNLSLRAFAATILGGFGSIPGALVGGLAFGVIESAGSFYISSEYIDVIAFGVLIAVLMFRPQGIFGELELERP
- a CDS encoding MFS transporter; this translates as MSEMVGSIGAGAVADQSSAAIKARESSDIRKVAVASAIGNMIEYYDFTLYATATALVFNKIFFPSTDPLVGSLLAFATFFVGYCARPLGGVLFGHFGDRVGRKTALLLTILIMGLGTFLIGLMPTYEQVGVAAPICLIGLRLLQGIGIGGEYGGGMVMTVEHAPADRRGFFSSLVHIGVPGGFLIPIALLGILSTSMSESDFLAWGWRIPFLFSIVLVGIGVFIRFRIAETPAFKHVLNEEGAASVPVVEAVRNHAGNILFGIGAKIAESGLFNIYAVFAITYCKTRLGLPSQTILNGVLVGCALECVALPVFGALSDRIGRRAVYVGGMLFQVVLALVFFQMLNTGHTGMIWLAIALGLGLGHGSVYGVQGAYFSELFPARIRYSGLSLVQQLGPILGGGLSPLVATALLAEYGSPAWVAGYMAAMALLSAACTFGLRPLRAGA